AGCTTTCCGCAGAGAATTTTCCTAAGACCCATCCTTATGGATAAGTTTCAATCAATATATGATCGTCTATTGGATGATGTATGTTCGAATTGTTGATACATAGTGGGATGTCTTTGATGCAGTTCCTCATGCCGATGTTGCTGACAATCGTTATGATTTGTATTCGTCGTCCTCATGGCATTTTCTTTTTGCTGATGTTTCAGACGCATCATTTGCAAATACTGGCGATGTCTTTGACGAGCAATTTCGCGACGCAGATTCTTTTTGAATATCGTCTCTCGGCTAAGAATCTGAAGATCACTAGCTGAACATTTGCTTATATTCTTCTTGGTCTTCGATATAAGTTCCTGAGTTAACAATAATTTCGTACGAGATATTCCCATGGGTGAGTTAAAACGCTTGCGCAATTCTTCACGATGTAAATACAAGGCATAGGTGAAGAGATGACCATTTTCTGCATGTGCCATAATCTGTGTATCATTATGagtggatgcaa
This is a stretch of genomic DNA from Haematobia irritans isolate KBUSLIRL chromosome 4, ASM5000362v1, whole genome shotgun sequence. It encodes these proteins:
- the LOC142236367 gene encoding uncharacterized protein LOC142236367, with the protein product MCSEIQTSTEQIASTHNDTQIMAHAENGHLFTYALYLHREELRKRFNSPMGISRTKLLLTQELISKTKKNISKCSASDLQILSRETIFKKNLRREIARQRHRQYLQMMRLKHQQKENAMRTTNTNHNDCQQHRHEELHQRHPTMYQQFEHTSSNRRSYID